A single Cryomorphaceae bacterium DNA region contains:
- a CDS encoding serine hydrolase, with translation MKRTFLLLISLLTGVVFTSSSLPQVDPKEAWVQSILDTLSLERKIAQLIMIEGYSNRDEKYRNELKSTIDRYQPGGLMFLQGGPVRQARLTNEVQEIVDIPMLIAQDAEWGLAMRLDSVRALPWPLTVGASSDDSLAYRMGAEIAHQCRRVGVHINFGPVADVNVNPNNPIIGNRSFGESPEHVANLAVLYAKGQQDHGVMACAKHFPGHGDTDQDSHKTLPTVAHDRKELDEVDLRPFKALFEAGIGSVMAAHLNVPALDHSGIPTSLSEPVISELLREELDFQGLIFTDALNMKGVSARYGTGDLEVKALLAGVDVLLMPGDVPKVISSVLQAVKEGTLSEEELDEKVRRVLEAKYDYGLNDYQPVSMERIYPEVNRVEGQLLEREIFESSVTILLNDGDVLPLKDLSEVKPAYVALGEGAHEAFSKRLNSYLEMPTYEIKADATDQEIRTLLEQLKVYDPIVVGVHKNTSKFWSSPKVTAGDQQIFQAIAREHKTILDLFVNPYALVNFGQALMADALIVSYQNTPVTQDVSAQIIFGAQKAEGTLPVSPSKAFELGQGVPLGALGRLRYGMPEQEGIDARQLGRVGWIMQEAIDDGATPGGQILIAKNGRIIYDEQFGYQTYSKKVPVDQSTMYDLASITKIAASVPAVMHLYEKDKLDIDGALGDYLEEAKGTNKEDLHFREVLAHQARLKPWIPFYQETLIEEGQRRAELFSDTESETFPWQVAADLYLRYDYPDSVYRRIYESELLTKSEYRYSDLGYYMIKKIVEEGLRQDLDSWVKDSIYRPLGATTLGYRPLTYAEENRIAPTSDDQMFRGQLLRGYVHDPGAALTDGVNGHAGVFGSSRDVAKLMQMFLNKGEYGGHRFFESTTLDLFTSCQFCEDDNRRGIGFDKPKPDGDGGPTCNCVSLLSFGHTGFTGTLAWADPDEQIIYIFLSNRVHPDETNRKLISMDVRTDIQEQIYQSLYTYPESTELYEN, from the coding sequence ATGAAAAGAACCTTTTTGCTTTTAATTTCACTCCTTACAGGAGTTGTTTTCACTTCTTCAAGCTTACCTCAAGTAGATCCCAAAGAGGCTTGGGTACAGTCCATTCTCGACACCCTCTCCCTTGAACGCAAAATTGCTCAGCTCATTATGATTGAGGGCTACAGCAACAGGGATGAAAAGTATCGCAACGAACTTAAATCCACAATCGACCGATATCAGCCCGGTGGACTTATGTTTCTTCAAGGTGGTCCCGTTCGTCAAGCGCGGTTGACCAATGAAGTCCAGGAAATAGTTGACATCCCAATGCTGATTGCGCAAGACGCGGAGTGGGGCTTGGCGATGCGATTGGATAGTGTTCGAGCATTGCCATGGCCTTTAACGGTCGGCGCCTCCTCCGACGATTCGCTTGCATATCGCATGGGAGCTGAGATAGCCCACCAATGTAGACGCGTTGGAGTCCACATCAACTTTGGTCCGGTAGCGGATGTCAATGTAAATCCAAACAACCCCATTATTGGAAATCGGTCTTTTGGAGAATCTCCGGAGCATGTCGCCAACCTTGCCGTTCTCTACGCTAAAGGTCAACAAGACCATGGCGTAATGGCCTGCGCCAAGCACTTTCCCGGGCACGGCGATACGGACCAAGACTCCCATAAAACGCTTCCCACGGTAGCACACGACCGCAAGGAACTAGATGAGGTGGACCTGAGGCCCTTTAAGGCTTTGTTTGAAGCAGGAATTGGATCGGTCATGGCCGCTCACCTCAATGTCCCGGCCCTTGATCATTCAGGTATACCTACTTCCTTGAGCGAACCCGTGATTTCTGAATTACTCAGAGAAGAACTTGACTTTCAAGGGCTCATCTTTACTGATGCTCTGAATATGAAAGGGGTAAGTGCACGCTACGGCACTGGTGATCTTGAAGTCAAGGCACTTCTTGCCGGAGTAGACGTATTGCTAATGCCAGGAGATGTTCCTAAGGTCATTAGTTCCGTGTTGCAAGCCGTCAAGGAAGGAACGCTCAGTGAAGAAGAGCTCGACGAAAAGGTCCGCCGCGTACTCGAGGCCAAGTATGACTATGGTTTGAATGACTACCAACCGGTATCCATGGAACGTATCTATCCCGAAGTGAATAGGGTGGAAGGTCAACTTCTGGAACGGGAAATTTTTGAGTCTTCTGTCACGATACTGCTGAATGATGGGGACGTATTGCCCCTGAAAGATTTGAGCGAAGTCAAGCCTGCCTATGTGGCCCTCGGAGAAGGAGCACACGAGGCCTTTTCCAAGCGCCTCAACAGCTACTTGGAAATGCCTACGTACGAAATCAAGGCCGACGCTACCGATCAAGAAATCCGCACCTTACTGGAGCAGCTCAAGGTTTATGATCCGATCGTCGTAGGAGTGCATAAGAACACTTCGAAATTTTGGTCGAGCCCAAAAGTGACTGCGGGGGATCAACAAATCTTCCAGGCCATTGCTCGAGAGCACAAGACTATTCTGGATCTTTTTGTCAACCCGTACGCGTTGGTCAATTTTGGCCAGGCCTTAATGGCCGATGCGCTGATCGTGAGCTATCAAAATACACCCGTGACACAAGATGTCAGCGCTCAAATCATTTTCGGCGCTCAGAAGGCCGAAGGCACTTTGCCCGTTAGTCCTTCCAAGGCCTTTGAGTTGGGCCAGGGTGTTCCACTAGGAGCGCTAGGGCGACTGCGCTACGGTATGCCCGAGCAAGAGGGGATCGACGCTCGCCAGTTGGGAAGGGTTGGTTGGATCATGCAAGAAGCGATTGATGACGGGGCTACTCCTGGCGGTCAAATTTTGATCGCCAAAAACGGGAGAATCATCTACGACGAGCAGTTTGGTTATCAGACCTACAGCAAAAAAGTGCCCGTAGATCAAAGTACCATGTACGATTTGGCTTCCATCACTAAAATTGCGGCTTCAGTTCCAGCCGTCATGCATCTGTACGAAAAGGATAAACTCGATATCGATGGAGCGCTTGGCGACTATCTTGAAGAAGCCAAAGGAACCAATAAGGAGGATCTGCACTTTCGTGAGGTTCTGGCGCATCAGGCGCGCTTGAAACCGTGGATTCCTTTCTATCAAGAGACGTTAATTGAGGAGGGTCAACGAAGAGCGGAGCTCTTTTCGGATACCGAGAGCGAGACCTTTCCCTGGCAGGTGGCTGCGGATTTGTACCTACGGTACGATTATCCAGATTCCGTCTACCGGCGCATCTACGAATCGGAGTTGCTCACGAAGTCCGAATACCGCTATTCGGACCTAGGGTATTATATGATCAAAAAGATCGTGGAGGAAGGTTTGCGTCAAGACCTTGATTCTTGGGTCAAGGACTCTATCTACCGACCCCTAGGAGCCACGACCTTGGGTTATCGCCCTTTAACTTATGCCGAAGAAAACCGGATTGCGCCGACTTCAGATGATCAAATGTTCAGAGGGCAACTCCTTCGGGGATATGTCCACGATCCAGGTGCAGCCTTGACCGATGGGGTCAATGGACACGCAGGTGTGTTTGGAAGTTCCAGGGATGTTGCGAAGCTCATGCAGATGTTTCTGAATAAAGGAGAGTATGGTGGACATCGTTTTTTTGAATCCACAACACTTGATTTGTTTACCAGTTGTCAATTCTGTGAAGACGATAACCGCAGAGGTATTGGATTTGATAAGCCCAAACCAGACGGTGATGGGGGCCCCACCTGCAATTGCGTATCCTTACTCAGTTTTGGACACACTGGATTCACGGGCACGCTCGCGTGGGCGGATCCCGATGAACAGATTATTTACATATTCCTAAGCAATCGCGTACATCCCGACGAGACCAATCGAAAGCTCATCTCCATGGATGTTCGCACCGATATTCAAGAACAGATTTATCAATCGCTCTATACCTATCCAGAATCTACTGAGCTCTATGAAAACTAA
- the bshA gene encoding N-acetyl-alpha-D-glucosaminyl L-malate synthase BshA, with protein sequence MKIGMVLYPTFGGSGVVATELGKALASKGNQVHFITYSMPVRLDILAENVHYHEVKVVDYPLFEYAPYELALASKLVSVVKKERLDILHVHYAIPHAYAAFMAKQILAAEGISISVITTLHGTDITLVGRNPSYNPAVTFSINQSDLVTCVSESLKEETYEYFDVHKDIDVVPNFIDFDQYVDDKPCVRAGIAPNNESIVTHVSNFRRLKRTEDVVHVFARILKEKPAKLLFVGDGPARIRTEQLVKDLGLRDDVVFMGKSNDVIRILCLSDLFILPSEHESFGLAALEAMAARTPVISSNAGGIPEVNIHGVSGYVSEIGDVDDMANNALKLLCNPTQLEHFKQAAFETARKYDIDAILPQYEELYERVMVSRQLS encoded by the coding sequence ATGAAGATAGGAATGGTCTTGTATCCCACCTTTGGTGGAAGCGGCGTGGTCGCCACGGAATTAGGAAAAGCGCTGGCATCCAAAGGGAACCAAGTCCACTTCATCACGTACAGTATGCCCGTTCGTTTGGACATTCTGGCCGAGAACGTTCATTACCATGAAGTCAAAGTTGTCGACTACCCGCTCTTTGAATACGCTCCGTACGAATTGGCTTTGGCCTCGAAGTTGGTGAGTGTTGTTAAGAAAGAGCGCCTCGATATTCTTCATGTTCATTACGCCATTCCACATGCTTACGCCGCCTTTATGGCCAAGCAGATACTGGCTGCTGAAGGGATCTCCATTAGTGTTATCACCACCCTTCACGGAACAGATATCACTCTCGTTGGACGGAATCCGAGCTACAACCCCGCGGTCACCTTTAGCATCAACCAAAGTGATCTTGTCACCTGTGTTTCGGAAAGTCTAAAAGAAGAGACCTACGAGTACTTTGATGTGCACAAGGATATTGATGTGGTTCCAAACTTCATCGACTTTGATCAATACGTGGACGACAAGCCCTGCGTTCGGGCGGGAATTGCGCCGAACAATGAGTCCATTGTTACCCATGTCTCCAATTTTCGACGTCTTAAGAGAACGGAAGACGTAGTTCATGTCTTCGCGAGAATATTGAAAGAAAAACCGGCAAAACTGCTCTTTGTCGGAGACGGGCCTGCAAGAATAAGGACCGAACAACTCGTCAAAGATTTAGGTCTGCGAGATGACGTGGTTTTCATGGGCAAGAGCAATGATGTTATTCGCATCCTTTGCCTATCCGATCTGTTCATCCTTCCTTCCGAACACGAAAGCTTCGGTTTGGCTGCCCTTGAGGCTATGGCAGCGCGAACCCCAGTCATTAGCTCCAATGCCGGCGGGATTCCCGAAGTCAACATTCACGGTGTGAGTGGATACGTAAGTGAAATAGGGGATGTGGACGATATGGCCAACAATGCGCTCAAGCTGCTCTGCAATCCGACCCAGCTGGAGCACTTTAAACAGGCCGCGTTCGAAACCGCGCGGAAGTACGACATTGACGCTATTCTTCCACAGTACGAAGAACTGTATGAAAGAGTGATGGTCAGCCGCCAGCTTTCTTGA
- a CDS encoding dehydrogenase — protein MEISYRRQDLSPDELIDLYKAMLFPRMIEEKMLILLRQGRISKWFSGIGQEAIAASVAYALRADEYILPMHRNLGVFTGRNVPLERLFGQFQGKSSGFTKGRDRSFHFGSNEHHIVGMISHLGPQLALADGIALAQKVRGTGKVTAVFTGEGGTSEGDFHEALNVASVWDLPVLFIIENNGYGLSTPTHEQYRAERLSDRAKGYGMEGYTIDGNNVLEVYSTIKRLTAEMRENPKPVLLECMTFRRRGHEEASGTKYVPKELMEHWEKLDPVDNYRDFLISEGLVTPEDRERFRDEFRVQIDRALEIAFAEDEVISTPEAELADVYRAFDAPTIAPQGAKREMRLIDAVHEGLHEAMTRYPELIIMGQDIAEYGGVFKATEGFLEEFGRDRVRNTPICESAILAAGLGLSVAGMKSIVEMQFADFVSSGFNNIVNNLAKVHYRWGQNADVVVRMPTGAGVNAGPFHSQSNEAWFTHVPGLKIVYPAFPDAAKGLLLRSVEDPNPVMFFEHKALYRSLYGEVPEGHYTYNIGEAALRADGDELVIITYGQGVHWALKVAQEVGQGQIAVLDLQTLVPLDWDNVFRSVRSTGKVLVLHEDTLFGGIGGEIAARISEDCFMNLDAPVRRLGSLDTPVPFAKSLEESFLPLSELKKCVEELLAY, from the coding sequence ATGGAGATCAGCTATCGACGCCAAGACCTAAGCCCTGACGAGTTAATCGACCTCTATAAAGCCATGCTCTTTCCGCGCATGATCGAGGAAAAGATGCTCATTCTATTGCGCCAGGGTCGGATCTCCAAATGGTTCAGTGGAATTGGTCAGGAAGCCATTGCTGCCTCTGTTGCATATGCCCTACGGGCCGATGAATACATTCTCCCCATGCACCGTAACCTCGGTGTGTTCACAGGGCGGAACGTTCCACTCGAACGACTCTTCGGTCAGTTTCAAGGAAAATCGAGCGGTTTTACCAAAGGCCGAGATCGAAGCTTTCACTTTGGATCCAACGAACACCACATTGTGGGTATGATCTCACACCTCGGGCCGCAACTGGCCCTGGCGGATGGGATTGCCCTAGCGCAGAAGGTCCGCGGCACGGGAAAGGTGACCGCTGTCTTCACCGGAGAAGGAGGGACTAGTGAAGGAGATTTCCACGAGGCACTCAACGTGGCCAGCGTTTGGGATTTACCAGTCCTCTTCATTATCGAGAACAACGGATATGGATTATCAACGCCTACCCATGAGCAGTATCGGGCCGAGCGTTTGAGCGACCGAGCTAAGGGCTACGGCATGGAAGGCTATACCATTGACGGAAACAATGTCCTTGAAGTGTACTCGACCATTAAACGACTGACCGCTGAAATGCGCGAGAACCCAAAACCGGTTCTGCTCGAATGCATGACCTTCCGCCGCCGGGGCCACGAAGAGGCATCAGGTACCAAGTACGTTCCGAAAGAGCTCATGGAACACTGGGAGAAACTGGACCCCGTGGACAACTACCGAGACTTCCTGATTTCTGAGGGATTGGTTACACCTGAGGACCGAGAGCGTTTCCGCGATGAATTCCGAGTACAAATCGATCGGGCCTTGGAGATCGCCTTTGCCGAAGATGAGGTCATCAGTACTCCGGAAGCCGAACTCGCCGATGTGTATCGAGCTTTTGATGCACCGACCATCGCGCCGCAAGGCGCAAAAAGAGAAATGAGACTCATTGATGCCGTCCATGAAGGATTGCACGAGGCGATGACGCGTTATCCCGAACTCATCATCATGGGGCAGGATATTGCGGAATATGGAGGGGTTTTTAAGGCAACCGAGGGTTTCCTTGAAGAATTTGGACGCGACCGCGTGCGGAACACACCCATTTGTGAATCGGCCATCCTCGCGGCAGGGCTCGGACTCAGCGTAGCGGGAATGAAATCCATTGTGGAAATGCAGTTCGCCGACTTCGTCAGCAGCGGATTCAACAACATTGTGAACAACCTGGCGAAGGTGCACTACCGTTGGGGGCAGAATGCCGATGTGGTGGTACGTATGCCAACGGGTGCCGGTGTCAATGCAGGTCCGTTCCACAGTCAGAGCAACGAGGCGTGGTTTACCCATGTTCCCGGCCTTAAGATTGTGTACCCGGCTTTCCCAGATGCCGCCAAAGGACTTCTGCTTCGCAGCGTAGAAGATCCGAACCCGGTCATGTTCTTTGAGCATAAAGCCCTTTACCGATCGTTGTACGGCGAGGTTCCTGAGGGTCACTATACCTATAATATAGGGGAGGCCGCCCTTCGGGCCGATGGCGATGAGCTCGTGATCATCACCTACGGGCAAGGCGTCCATTGGGCCCTAAAGGTCGCTCAAGAAGTCGGGCAGGGCCAAATCGCCGTCCTAGACCTTCAAACCCTAGTGCCTTTAGACTGGGACAACGTCTTCCGCTCGGTTCGTTCAACAGGAAAGGTCTTGGTCTTGCACGAAGACACCCTCTTCGGCGGGATAGGAGGGGAGATCGCTGCTCGAATTTCGGAGGACTGCTTCATGAACTTAGATGCCCCAGTGCGCCGACTCGGGTCTTTGGACACTCCCGTGCCTTTTGCCAAGTCCTTGGAAGAAAGCTTTTTGCCGCTTTCCGAGTTGAAAAAATGCGTTGAGGAGCTACTGGCCTACTGA
- a CDS encoding translation initiation factor: MGKRKNKRDEGGFIYSTNNDFDYDQYDEEEELETLEPSEQDLRIWLDRKGRGGKTASIVKGFVGSDDDLKDLGKALKTTCSVGGAVKDGEIILQGDVRDKALAYLQKKGYGVKKAGG, from the coding sequence ATGGGAAAGCGAAAAAACAAGAGAGACGAGGGCGGATTTATCTATTCCACCAACAACGATTTTGACTACGACCAGTACGATGAGGAAGAGGAACTTGAAACCCTAGAGCCCAGTGAGCAAGATCTGCGGATTTGGTTGGATCGCAAGGGTCGCGGGGGTAAAACCGCTTCCATTGTGAAGGGCTTTGTAGGTAGCGACGATGACCTTAAAGACCTTGGTAAAGCACTGAAGACCACATGCAGTGTTGGAGGTGCGGTAAAGGACGGAGAGATTATCCTTCAAGGCGATGTTCGCGATAAAGCGCTCGCTTATCTTCAGAAGAAAGGCTACGGGGTCAAGAAAGCTGGCGGCTGA
- a CDS encoding toxin-antitoxin system YwqK family antitoxin, producing the protein MKTKLLLFALLCAVGLTAQEIDSTVTDGPYLQYYPDSSLQISGQYQNGLKEGMWLSYHKNGLLESMTEWKAGNQHGLVIQVSERGSVRQQLVFSNGVQDGEQRYYFDYGRLSKLENYNMGILEGKYTKFYNSGKIQEEAVYVHGLKEGKATWYFDSGDPSIEYDYVAGEIDGTMTTYYRSGGIKTIGQFKDNELNGDYRIFYEDGSIKEEGTYQNGKREGSWIKYDAEGQVSETVKYKNGEVK; encoded by the coding sequence ATGAAAACTAAGCTTCTTCTTTTTGCTCTATTGTGCGCCGTAGGCTTAACGGCTCAAGAAATCGACAGTACCGTCACCGACGGACCATATTTGCAATATTATCCGGATAGCAGTCTCCAGATTTCAGGCCAGTATCAGAATGGTTTGAAAGAAGGTATGTGGTTGAGCTACCACAAGAATGGTTTGCTCGAATCTATGACCGAATGGAAAGCGGGGAATCAACACGGACTTGTGATTCAAGTGAGTGAGCGCGGAAGCGTACGTCAACAACTCGTATTCTCCAATGGGGTTCAAGATGGCGAACAGCGTTATTACTTTGATTATGGTCGCCTCAGCAAGTTGGAGAACTACAACATGGGCATCCTAGAAGGGAAGTACACCAAGTTCTACAATAGCGGCAAAATCCAAGAAGAGGCGGTCTATGTACATGGGTTGAAAGAGGGAAAGGCGACGTGGTACTTTGACAGCGGGGACCCGAGTATTGAATACGACTACGTTGCCGGAGAAATCGACGGTACCATGACCACCTATTATCGCAGTGGTGGCATTAAAACCATTGGTCAGTTCAAGGACAATGAACTTAATGGAGATTATCGAATTTTCTACGAGGACGGAAGTATCAAGGAAGAAGGAACCTACCAAAATGGAAAGAGGGAAGGGTCCTGGATCAAGTACGATGCTGAGGGACAAGTTTCTGAAACGGTCAAGTACAAAAACGGAGAAGTGAAATGA